The genome window CGCCACCGAGAGCAGCGCCAAAACGAACGAAGCCGGTGAGGCTGTCGGCCAGGCAGCCGGCGCAGCCGGCAACAGCGGCCTCCTCCTGTTTCTCATGATCCTGGGAGCCGGCGCCGCCTATTACTTTCTGAAAGTCCGGCGGACTCCCGCCCCGGTGCTGTCCGGCATCACGCGAAGCAGCGCCGTCGCCGGAAGCCTGCTGGCGGAATCCTCAGCGACCGCCCTCCGGCCCGCGACGACCGACCTCGACATCACCACCGCGGACAAAGCCGCGTTTCAGCAGCTCCTGACCGACATTCAGACCGCCTGGAGCACACAGGACCTGGCGGCATTGAAACGGTTCGTCACACCGGAGATGCTCACCTACTTCACCACCGCCCTGGCAGAGAACACGAGTCAGGACATTGAGAACCATGTCGACGATGTGGTCCTCGGACGGGCTGACGTCCGCGAAGCCTGGATCGAACATGCGACGCAGTACGCCACGGTGGGGCTTCACTGGAGCGCCCGCGACTATACCGTGTCAATGAAGAAGCAACGCGGAGAACCGGGCTATCTCATCGACGGCAGCGACGAAAAGCCGGCCGAATCCAGCGAAGTCTGGACCTTCATGCGATTCGGGGATGGCAAGTGGCTCCTGTCGGCGATTCAACAGTAACCAGCAACGGGACACGGCACGATCGGCGGATCACCCGCCGATCGTGAGCCAGAGATACGGCGTCAGATAGTAGGCCGCGAAAGACAGGAATACCCCGCTCACCGCCCCGAACAAACCTGCCACATAGAGCCCGGCGAAGGGGGACAGAAACACAATGAGGATCATCAGCAGCGCAAGCGACCGATGGCCCTCATAGAACCGCCGGCGGTATTCAGAGTTGAAGGAATCCATGAGAGAAGGATGGGAAGGACTCGGCATAGGCTGAGTATAGAACAACGCTCCCATCCAATGCATGCGGGACAGCAGGCGCGTCCCGGACGCGAGTCTCCACCGAGCCGGGAGCCGTAGAAGCGGTTGTCGATCGAGCGGAGCGGTCAGCGCACCCAGGGCGGCATGACCGGGGGCGGAGACACAGGCTGCTCGAACAGGTCAGAAGGACTCGGGGATGGTCCCAGAGGCAGCGGCAGTCCCGGCGTGGATCCCGGGCGCCTGAATCGCATCACGAGCCCGCTCATCACGTCCCATTCACGGAAATTTTTTCGCGCCGACTGCGGATGCTGATTGTGGCACTCGACGCAAGACCGGACCAGCGCCAGATCCGCCGAGACCGCGGTGAACTGATCCCCGTCCGCAAAACTGAGAAAGCTCTGCTGCCGGTCCTTCTCCAACTGAATCAACGCCTTGGTTTCCGCCGGAGTTCTCGGCCGGTTCGCCGGATTGATCGGCGTCAGGCTGATCAGACCGATCTCCACCGACGTCACCTGTCCGGCAGCCGCCTTCACGAACTGCGCGGGAAGCGGAATGAAATGCGCGTCCCGCTCCCAGTCCTCGCGCGGCTCGGGGCCCGCTCCGCGCGTATGCTCCACGACGTGCAGCACATAGGCCGTGCGAAACGCCCTCACCACATCCAGCACATAGCGGGCCGTCTGCTCATAGGTCGGATCAGCCCAGGTGACAGAAGCCGCCAGAACCATGAAGCAACCGGCCAGGGCCGCGGCGAGACCGAGGTGACGCGTGGACATCAACCAACCCTCTCGACAAATCCAACAAAGGACAGGACGAACGGCAGACAAACCGACTGCCGCGGAAGGAATCATCTCAGAGCAACGAGGCTGCCGATCGAACGCGATCGGAGTTCACGTCACTCCCGATAGGCAAACGAAATCATCGGGGTCCAGTGCTCGTTCCCATATCCGTCGATAAAACAGGCCCGCCCTTGCAAGAGCTCCCCCTTCTGTCTCACC of Nitrospira sp. contains these proteins:
- a CDS encoding TIM44-like domain-containing protein, producing the protein MNTTQVIAAGIVLALIGTPAVSLAKARGGSGGGYSSGSRSSSASGNIGSRGSRTHDQNGAQPIQQSTTPKPATTAPQSAAAGQAPMAQPTPASQPSFLQRNPLLAGIAGGLAGSWIGHMLFGATESSAKTNEAGEAVGQAAGAAGNSGLLLFLMILGAGAAYYFLKVRRTPAPVLSGITRSSAVAGSLLAESSATALRPATTDLDITTADKAAFQQLLTDIQTAWSTQDLAALKRFVTPEMLTYFTTALAENTSQDIENHVDDVVLGRADVREAWIEHATQYATVGLHWSARDYTVSMKKQRGEPGYLIDGSDEKPAESSEVWTFMRFGDGKWLLSAIQQ
- a CDS encoding DUF3365 domain-containing protein, with protein sequence MSTRHLGLAAALAGCFMVLAASVTWADPTYEQTARYVLDVVRAFRTAYVLHVVEHTRGAGPEPREDWERDAHFIPLPAQFVKAAAGQVTSVEIGLISLTPINPANRPRTPAETKALIQLEKDRQQSFLSFADGDQFTAVSADLALVRSCVECHNQHPQSARKNFREWDVMSGLVMRFRRPGSTPGLPLPLGPSPSPSDLFEQPVSPPPVMPPWVR